The Nostoc sp. 'Peltigera membranacea cyanobiont' N6 genome contains the following window.
AATTTGGCGATTTTAGAAGCGCAAATTAGTAGGCAAGAAAACAAACAAGTCCTGAACATAGAGGATATCTTATTAGTATCCTTGGGTACTGGTTCGCTAACGAGCGTCTACCCTTATGACGAAGTGAAACAGTGGGGACTATTACAATGGGCAAAACCACTGCTAAATATTGTACTTGACGGTGGAAGTGAAGTAGTAGCTGGAGAATTAGAAAGGTTGTTTGAGTCTGGTAAGAAAGGTAATAAAGCTTCTTATTATCGATTCCAAACATTCTTAAAAAGCGAACTCGAAGCAATAGATAATGCCAAATTAGAAAATGTGCGGCAGTTACAAACTTTAGGTAACATACTGATTCAAGAAAGAAATCAAGAAATCGATGAGTTGTGCGCTATTTTATCAGAATAAGTCTTAATATGAGTATTTAGAAATGGAAACCCTTCCTATCAAGATTTATGATGACACTCTGCGAGATGGAGAACAACAAGCAGGTCTATTCTTCTCTTACCCAAACAAACAAAAACTCGCCCATTTAATTGCCAAAACGGGAGTTAATGGAATCGACACTATGCCCTGTGTCTGCGAACCAGAAGCTGAACTCGTTAAAACATTAATCTCGGAGGGGTTGGATAGTCAGATTTTGGCGGCTACTTTAATGAACAAGCAGTTTATCGATTTAGCCAAAGACTGTGGAGTTAAGCGGATTATTCTTTTCCATGCCGTTTCCGATCGACTACTGTTTTTAAGAGATCCTCAGATCCGTCTCGTGAAAGAGTTTAAAGGGAAAACCATTGATGACAATATCCCCGCTTATGTAATCGATCGAATTCGCCAAAATGCGATTGATTTAATTGTCGAAAACTTGCATTATGCGACTGCGATCGCTGGATTGAGAGTAGACTTCGCCGCAGAGGATGCTTCTAGAGCCGATTTTGACTTTTTAGTGCAATGTATCCGCTCATGCAGTCCTTATATTGAAAACTTCATTCTCTGTGATACGGTGGGGATTCTCAGTCCAGAAAAAAGCTATATCTGGGTTAGCGACCTGCTCCAATCCACCACAGGGGTAGCTTTTGGGGTACACTACCATAATGATATGGGCATGGCACTCGAAAATACCCTCCAGTCGCTCATGGCTGGAGCAACTTTAGTATCCGGTACCTTTAGCGGGATTGGGGAACGAGCCGGAAATATTCCCATCGAGCAGGTGCTGAATGGGTTACGAGTCCGCTTTGGAATTGAAGTTAAGGGCATTAACTATGAAGCGATCGCTCCTGTGACTGATTACATTGAGCAATTAGGAGTTCGCCCAGCCCCCCCATACTCTCAAACTGCTCAATGGCATGAAACGGGGACTCATGTCAATTGTTTATTTTCAGACCCCAACAGCTTTGCAATTTTTCCTCACGGCAACATAGACGTTGTATTTGGCAAATGGAGTGGAGTTAGTAATTTCCAATATCTGTTTGAAAAGCAAATGCAAAATCCTCTACCCAGAACGCAATACGAGAAAATGCGCTCAGTAATTAAATCCCTTGCTATTGAGCAAGAACGCTATTTTACAGCCAACGAAGTATTGGAGTTATGGGAAAATGGGGTCTTTAAGTAATCACAACTATCGGATTGTCGCTATTCCTGGGGAAGGGATTGGGCCAGAGGTTGTGGAAGCTTCCTTAAAAATTCTCCAACATGTCGCTCAAATTGAAAGATTTACCTTGCAGGTAGACTATGGCTGGCTTGGTGCAACTGCCTTTGAGCAATTTGGTAGTTACTTCCCTGAAGCCACCGCCCAACTATGCGATGGAGCCGATGGAATTGTATTTGGTGCTGTTAGCCAAGGGGGATTACTAGAACTACGAAAGCACTTCGACTTTTTTTGCAATCTTCGCCCCATCCGTAGCGTTGAAAGTCTCCTGCATAAATCTAGTCTCCGACCAGAGAAAGTTCAAGGACTCGATATCCTGATCGTTCGAGAACTAGTCAGTGGCATTTATTTTGGCCCATCTGGACGATCTTCAGACGAGCGGGGAACTTACGGGTATCATACGATGCGCTATTCCGATGAAGAAATTCGTCGGATCGCTCGAAAAGCACTACAGCAAGCCCAAAACCGCCGAGGATTACTCACCGTAGCCCACAAAGAAAATGCCTTGCCCCATCTGCCCTGGACTCGGCTAGTGCAAGAGGAGGCCAGACAGTTTCCTGGTGTTGTTATTGAGCCAATGTTGGTAGATAACTTAGCCATGCTTATGGTTCTGAATCCGCAACAGTTTGATGTGATTTTGGCGGGAAATTTGTTTGGAGATATTCTCAGCGATATTGGCGGTGCATTAGTTGGTTCCATCGGCTTATTAGGATCGGCCAGTCTGAACGCTGACGGATTTGGTCTATATGAAGCCATTCACGGTACAGCCCCAGATATTGCAGGTTTAGGAATTGCTAATCCTTTGGGAACTCTTGGAGCCTGTATTTTAATGCTTCAGCAATGGGGTGAAGTGCAAGCTGCCCAACGGATTATTAAAGCACAAGACCGAATTTTAGCCAAAGGATATCGCACAGCCGATTTGTCTCCTCAAGGAGAAGAAATTTTAGTCAACACTGAAACCTTAGTTGACCTTTTAATAGAAGAACTTTCAATTGGGCAATATTCGGAATTAGGAGCTATCTATGCATGAGTAACGCCAATAACATTTTGCATCTGGGAGATGATATTAATACTGATGATATTATTCCTGCCAATCGGGCCACAACAGATGACCCTGAATATTTAAAACAGTATGCTTTAGAACACCTGATTGGCGAAGGCGAACTACTAAAATATGATGGGATTGAAGCCGGAGAAAACTTTGGCTGTGGTTCCAGTCGAGAAGTTGCCCCCATTGCTCTCCAAGCTGCGGGAATTAAGAAAATTCGGGCGCGATCGTTCGCAGAGATTTTTTATCGGAATAGTATCAATATTGGACTTACCCTCGAAATATTTGGGGAAAAAGAGCAGAATCCAGTAGTTGATGCGATCGCAGCAGCCGGCGGGCTAATGGCTTTTAATCAGATGCGTCGTCAGGGTCAGATTACCATTCCTCGCAGCCTGACATCCACCCGACCCATGACTTTAGTAGAAAAACTCTTAGCGAAAGCCTCCGGTAATTCCTTCGTCAAACCGGGAGAGGTGGTTTTTGCCCAAGTCGATTTAGCTTTATCCCATGATGCTGTAGCCGGGCCTGTAGCCAAGGTATTTTATCAGCAGTTTGGAGAAGGGGCAAAGTTATGGGACTCCCAACGGGTAGTTTTGGTAGCAGATCACTTTATCCAAGTTAACGACATTCGTCCTGACAACAAAGCCCATCTGATGTACGAACAGATGATTAAGTTTGCTCAAGACCAAGGATGTCACTTATTTGATATAGTTTCTCCAGGCGAAGCAGCAGGCATTTGCCACGTTTTACTCCCAGAAAAAGGATTTGTCCGGCCGGGAATGGTGATTGCCGGGACAGATTCCCATACCTGCACCTACGGGGCATTAGGGGCCTTCTCTACGGGCGTAGGTACGACAGATATGGCGAATATTTATGCCACAGGAGATATGTGGATTCGCGTTCCCCAAACCCTAGTATTTGAGTTATCTGGAACCTTACCTTCTAAAATCAGTGCCAAGGATATTATCCTGTTCATCTTGGGACAAATCGGCTGTGCTGGCGCTACCAGTAAGGTAATGGAGTTTAGAGGCTCAATTCTCACCCAACTACCATTTGATGAACGGTTGACTCTCGCTAATATGGCAGTTGAGTGTGGGGCAATATGTGGCTTAATTGTTCCTGATGAGGTGACACGTGAATATGTAAAAAACCGTAGTTCCCAAGATTTTGTAGAAATTAGTGGGGATGCTGATGCTGAATACGAAAGGATTTATCAATTTGACCTTAGTAACTTAGAACCACAAGTTGCACGTCCCCCGAAACCCGATCGGGTAGTGGGCATTAGTCAGTTAGAGGATATTCCCATTACCAAAGCCTTTATTGGCTCTTGTACCGGCGGAAAACTCTATGATTTGGCTCAGGCTGCGGAAGTTTTGAACGGTCGCCATCTGGCGGACGGCGTAAACTTGTTTATCGTACCTGCAACTATGGAAATTCGAGAACAAGCCCAAGAGTTAGGCTATCTCGACATTTTTGAACAAGCAGGGGCGCAGATTCTCAAAACAGGTTGTGGGGCTTGTATTAATTCTGGATTGGGAGTTTTAGCAAAAGAAGAAACAGGCATTTATGCAACCAATCGCAATTTTAAAGGACGCAGTGGCGATCCTACGGGCAAAAATTATTTAGCCTCACCAAGAACAGTGGCTATATCTGCCATCAATGGAAAAATTAGCGATCGCTTGAATTAAAGACTGAACTTTGAGATCGGGGTAAATTCAAAAAATATTAACCCAATGCGATCGCGAATGACTCTTATCTAGCTTAGTCTAGATTCTGAGATAGGTTTCTTTATTTACAAAGACTCTATCTCGTACCCTTAGTAACGTTTTAACCAAGAGTAGAAGGATTTTAGGTAATTACAATGGACGAAATCGTTAAAAAACTTGCTGGGCTGGGTCTTCCTGGTGTAATTCTCGTGGTTCTAACAGTCGCATCAGGAGGTAGTTCTGCGGCTGTTGCAGCTGCCCTCACAGCCTTGGGAGGGCCATTAGGCATCGTCGGAGGTATAGGATTGCTTGGTCTAATAACCGTTGTAGGAGATACTGTAGCGGGATATGGAATTGAAGCTATTCTTAAGGCCATTTATGCAGAACGGAGCAAAACCGAATCAGTGAGATATCTCCTCAAAGAAATTAAAGATTTACCCATTTCGGAGGAGCTAAAACTCAAATTGAAAAACCAACTTAGCCCAGAAGTCATTATTGATACCGAAGAGTTTAATCAACCAAAAACAGTTGAAATTGTTGAAGAATAATTTCACTATGACATTCGGTGAAATGCCAGATTGAATGCTACTAGGTTAAGGGATTATTTCCTGGCGGTGACAAAATTTACTAAACACTGAATTTCTGTGAATTAAAGAAGATGATCTCTAAATACGGTTCGGTTAATACTTCTTCCAAACTCTCTAAAAAAAGGGGTGTTTAAACCTGTTTTACCTCATTTTCAAGGGTTTATCGCCGGGAAGGGGATCTTAACCGAACTTTATTTGAATACAATTTCAATGAATTAAACCCTAAAATGACATAACGCCAAATCATCTAAATAAACTATTAGGGTAATATCGCAATTTATATACTAAGTTTATGGAAGAAATTATCATCAACTCTACTCAGTCTATTAATAATTCTGCTTTAACTGAGCAGGAACTAAACAAAATATTAGTTGAATGGAATGATACTAGAACAGATTACTCCAAACATTTGTGCATTCATGAATTATTTGAATTACAAGTAGAAAAAACTCCAGAAAATATTGCTGTTGTTTTCAAAGAGCAACAACTAACTTATCAAGAGTTGAACCACCGAGCCAACAAAATAGCATATTATCTACAAAGTTTGGGTGTAGAGCCAGAGATACTGGTAGGGATTTGCGTTGAGCGCTCCCTAGAAACGATCGCAGGAATGTTGGGCATCCTCAAGGCGGGTGGAGCTTATGTACCACTAGATCCAACATATCCCAAAGAACGGCTATCGTTCATGCTCTCAGATTCGCAAGTTCAGGTAGTGTTAACTCAAGAAAAATTCGTTGAAGGGTTGACAGCAAGCGGGGCAAAGTTGGTTTGTTTGGATAGTGAGTGGGAATTAATTAACTGCCAAAGTCAAGAAAATCTTACTAGCAACGCCACGGCTGAAAACCTGGCTTATGTCATCTACACCTCCGGTTCTACAGGAACACCAAAGGGAGTAGCTGTACCGCATCGGGCTGTCAATCGGCTAGTATGCAACACCAACTACGTCAAATTTGTGCCTAGTAATCGCGTTGCTCAAGCCTCAAATACTTCATTTGACGCAGCTACATTTGAAATCTGGGGATCTCTCCTGCACGGGGCTAGGCTGGTGATAATTCCTCAAGATGTTGTGCTTTCGCCGCAGAACTTTGCAGCATACATCTGCGAACAAGGGATTAGCGTATTATTCTTGACGACAGCCTTATTTAATCAGTTAGCCAGCTTTGTCCCCCAGGCATTTAAAAACCTACAACACTTACTATTTGGAGGTGAGGCTGTAGATCCAAAGTCAGTGAAAATGGTTTTAAGAAATGGAGCGCCACAGCGATTACTGCACGTTTATGGGCCGACTGAAAGCACAACATTTGCTTGTTGTTATTTAGTGCAAGATATTCCAGAAGAGGCTACAAATGTGCCCATTGGTCGCCCGATTTCCAATACACAAATCTATATACTAGACTCTAAACTTCAACCAGTTGCTGTTGGTACTCCTGGCGAATTGTATATTGGCGGTGATGGCTTGGCCCGAGGCTACCTAAACCGTCCAGAATTAACCGAGGAAAAATTTATCCCTAATCCGTTTGAGGATAGCGCAGCGTTAGCGAGTCCGCAAGCGTCGGCAGGGGGCAGCAGGTTATACAAGACTGGCGATTTAGCGCGTTTCTTACCAGATGGCAATATTGAGTTTATTGGGCGAGTTGATAATCAAGTGAAGATTCGCGGCTTTCGCATTGAACTGGGAGAAATTGAGGCGCTTTTGAGTCAACACTCGGATGTGCAGCAGGCTGTGGTAATTGCTCGTGAAGATATCTCAGCTGATAAGCGTCTTGTTGCCTATATTGTTCCTAATCAAAAATCCGATCTGAGCGTCACTACCCTCAAAAGCTTTCTTCAAGAAAAACTGCCCCATTACATGATGCCAGCAGTTTTTGTGATTCTCGACTCCTTGCCCCTTACTCCCAATGGTAAAGTCGATCGGCAGAATCTTCCAGCTTGCGATCGCACCCGCCCCGATCTTGAAGAAAGCTTTGTTGCACCTCGTAACCCAATTGAGGAAAAGTTAGCTGCGATTTGGGCTGAATTACTAGGGCTTGATTTGGTTGGAGTCAATGATAATTTTTTCTATCTGGGTGGACATTCGCTAATTGCAACTCAGATGCTTTCTCGCGTGCGCGAAGTTTTCCCAGTCGAGTTATCCTTTGGGCAAATCTTTGAAAACCCCACGATCGCAAGTTTAGCCCAACTGCTCAGCCAAGGTAACACAAAACAACATAGGCAACGTCTAGCCATAGAACGAATTCCCCATGAAGGACTATTGCCAGTTTCCTTTGCTCAAGAGCGAGTGTACTTCATCCAGCAATTAGCGCCGGAAAATAGTGCTTACCAATTCCAAGCAAAGATCCGATTTCGAGGGCAGCTTGATGTCACAGTCTTACATCAGTGTCTCGATGAAATTGTGCAGCGTCATGAAATCTTCCGCACCACTTACCCGGCGGTAAATGGTAGGCTATTTCAGGTCATTAACCCACACCAACCCATCAGTTTTAAAGTAATTGACCTCCAGGCATTCCCGGAATCTGAGCAAGAAGCCAAGGCTCAAAAGCTATGTGAGGCAGAAGTGCAGCAGCCCTTTGATATGAATCAACTACCCCTGGTGAGGTGGGTTTTATTGAAGTTGAGCGAACAAGAACATCAATTGATCCATATTGAGCATCACATGGCTCATGATGGTTGGTCATTCAATGTGTTTTTGGGGGAGTTACTGGAACTTTATCCAGCCTTCTGTGCGGGTAAACCTTCCCCACTAACTGAACCATGCTTGCAGTTTGCAGACTTCGCTCATTGGCAGCGTGAATGGGTGAATACCGCAGAAGCCCAAGCCCAATTAACCTATTGGCAACAAAAGTTATCAGGTAGTTCGCCTCTGTTGGAATTACCATACCATCGCCCGCGACCAACGGAGCAAACTTACAATGGCGATCAAGTCAGAATGGAACTTCCCAGCGATTTGTGCGAATCCCTGAGAGTTCTGAGTCGTCAAGCTGGTGCAACTTTATTTATGACGATGCTGGGAGCTTTTCTGGTCATCTTGCACAGATACACCCAACAAGCCGATATTAGCATCGGGACTGCGGTTGCCAATCGCCGGATGCAGGAGATTGAAAAGTTAATTGGCATGATTGTCAATAACTTGGTGTTACGCACCGATTTATCAGGGAATCCCACATTTCGGGAATTACTCGACCGGGTGCGGCAGGTGACACTCGAAGCTTACGCGAATGAGGACTTACCCTTTGATAAAGTGGTGGACGTTCTCAAACCAGTACGCAACTTGAGTTACAATCCCCTGTTTCAAGTGATGTTCAGCTTCCATGATTCCGCCATGCCAGATTTGAGTCTCCCAGGTTTGGACATCAGCTTGTATGAACCACTCAGTAATAAATCTGCAAAGTTCGATCTAGATTTCCTCGTCATACCGCGTTTTGAGCAAAGCGTGCAGAACGGTGCTAAAAGGGGAGCAAAAGGAATCACCCTAGTTTTAGAATACAATAGCGATCTTTTTGATGCTGCCACAATCCAACAAATGCTAGAGCAGTATCAAATATTACTAAAAGGAATTGTGGCGAATCCAGAGCAGCGAATTTCCGAATTACCATTGCTAACGCAGACTCAGCAGCAATTATTGGTGGAATGGAATCAAACTCACCGAGAGTATTCTTCAATCAAATGTGTGCATGAGTTATTTGCAGCCCAAGTGGAGTTAACTCCCGATGCTGTGGCGATTCAGCAAGAAGATCGACAACTAACTTACCGCCAATTGAGCGATCGCGCCAATCAATTAGCCCACTATCTCCAAAGTTTGGGAGTCAAAGCAGAAACGCTGGTTGGTATCTGCGTTGAGCGCTCCCTAGAAACCATCATCGGCTTACTCGGCATTCTCAAAGCTGGGGGTGCTTATGTTCCCCTCGACCCTGCTTATCCCAAAGAGCGATTAGCTGATATTCTTGAAGATACGCAATTAGGTATTTTGCTGACTCAAGAAAGATTCCAGGACAAACTGCCAGATTATGCCGGAAAAACGATTTGTTTAGATAAAGACTGGGCAATAATTGCTCAACAAAATACTGTCAACCCGATTAGCGACGTTCAACTCGATAACCTCGCCTATATTATTTATACCTCTGGCTCTACGGGTAAACCCAAGGGCGTAATGATTGAACAGCGATCGCTAATAAATTTCGTCATCACCGCCACTCATGAATATGGAATCAATGCAGGCGATAAAATTCTGCAATTTGCGTCAATTTGTTTTGATACATCTATTGAAGAAATCTTTCCTTGTCTTTTAGTCGGTGCAACATTAGTGCTACGTACCGAACCGATGTTGCACTCCAGCGATGAGTTTTGGCGGTATTGTCAACAATGGAAATTGACAGTTTTGGATCTCCCTACAGCTTATTGGCATCAATTGGTAGCAGAACTTACCCCAAAAGACTCCCGAATTCCTGAAAGTCTCAGGGTTGTGATTGTGGGGGGAGAAGAAGCTCAACTAGAAAAAGTCAAGCATTGGCACAGTAGTGTTGCTCATTTTTCCCAGCCACTCCAGTTATTTAATAGTTACGGGCCAACGGAAGCAACGGTTGTAACCACCCTAGATTGCTTAACCCCAGCAGCCACCTCTGTTAGTATTGGACGACCCATCAGCAATGCTCAGGTTTATGTCCTAGATCGATATCTGCAATCAGTGCCTATAGGAGTTCCTGGAGAACTGCACATTGGTGGAGCCGGATTAGCTAGAGGATATTGGCAACGCCCTGAACTTACGGCTGAGAAATTTATCCAAAGTCCAAAATTGAATCGTCTCTATAAAACTGGCGATCTAGCACGATTTCGCGCAGATGGCAACCTAGAATATCTCGGTCGAGTTGACGATCAGGTAAAGATTCGCGGCTTCCGCATTGAGTTGGGAGAAATCGAAACGGTGTTGCGTCAACATTCACAGGTATTTCAGGCTGTCGTTATTGCCCGTGAAGACATCCCTGGACAAAAGCGCCTTGTAGCTTATGTTGTTCCGCACGAACAGCAACCAAACGTTGATGAACTGCGCCATTTCCTCAAGCAAAAACTGCCGAATTATATGGTTCCCTCGGCTTTCGTGCTGCTAGAGGCGCTGCCGATGACACCCAACCGCAAGGTAGACTACCGCACCCTACCAGCCCCCAACCTTTCCCGGAGTGGAGAAGATAAATTTGTTGCTCCCCAAACACCTACAGAAGAGAGATTAGTGGCGATTTGGTCAGAAATCTTAAGACTAAAACAGGTCGGCATCCACGATAACTTCTTTGAATTGGGCGGAGACTCTATCCTCAGCATTCAGGTAATTTCAAGAGCCAATCAAGTGGGTATTCAAATTGCCCCGAAACAGCTATTTCAATACCAAACTATTGCGGAATTGGCTGCCGTGGCAGGTATAACTCGCCAAGTAATAGCCGAACAAGGGTTAGTAACTGGCTCTGTGGCGTTGACACCCATCCAACAGTGGTTTTTCGAGCAGAAATTGCCCGAATCTGATTACTTTAATCAGTCAGCTATGCTAGAAGTGCCGCCAGACTTGCAACCAGAGCTATTACAGAAAGTCGTGCAACAATTGTTACTGCATCACGATGCTTTGCGATCGCGGTTTGTGCAAGAAGGGGAAAACTGGCAGCAGTTTAACGTCGCCACCCAAGAATCTGTGCCATTTAGTGTTATCAATTTGTCGCATCTGTCGCCAGAAGAACAACAAACAGCGATGAAAGCTAAGGATGCGGAATTTCAGGCTAGTTTGAATTTATCTACCGGAGCGATCGCGCGAGTGGTGCTGTTTCGGTTAGGCAACGATCGATCTGGTCGGTTACTATTCATCATCCATCATTTAGTAGTAGATGGCATTTCGTGGCGAATTTTGCTCGAAGACTTGGCTACGGCTTACCAACAAATCAGCCGTGGCGAAGCTATTAAATTACCATCTAAGACAACTTCTTGGCAATATTGGAGCGATCGCCTCAGAGAATACGCAAAATCAAAGGCGATATCAGATGAGTTGAATTACTGGCTAAGTGAGTCTAGTTTGAAAGTTACCGCCTTACCAGTAGACTATCCTGCAAATAAAGAAAATAACACCATCGCCTCAACCGCTACTGTGTCACTTTCTTTAAACGAACAACAGACTCGTGCCCTCTTGCAGGATGTACCCTCTGCCTACAACACTCAAATTAATGATGTGCTGTTGACTGCCTTAGTGCAAAGCTTTGCCCAATGGACGGGAGAACGTTCTCTGCTTGTTGATTTAGAAGGACATGGACGGGAAGACTTATTTGAAGATGTGGATTTGTCGCGGACTGTGGGCTGGTTTACTACCTTATTCCCCGTTAGCTTACAGCTAGAAGAAACTGACCATCCCGGAGAGGTTTTAAAGTTAGTTAAAGAACAACTGCGACGCATCCCCAACCGAGGCATCGGCTATGGTGTGTTGCGATATTTGGATCGTGATGAAACAATCCGCACGAAACTACAGAGTTTACCCCAAGCACAAGTGAGTTTCAACTACCTTGGTCAGTTCGATCGGGTGCTGACGGCATCTGCTGTATTGGGTTTAACTCAAGAATTTAAAGCTGAACAGAGTTTACTTAATCAACGCAGCCATCTGTTAGGCGTAAGCGGACTAATTCGCGCCGGAAAATTGGAGATGACTTGGGCTTACAGCGAGAAAGTTCATAAACGAGACACCATCGAGCATTTAGCCTTTGGGTTTATAGAGGCATTGCGATCGCTCATTACCCACTGTCAATCCCCTGATGCGATCGGTCATACACCTTCAGACTTCTCAGCAGCTAGACTCAGCCAAAAACAGCTTGACAAATTCCTAACCAAAATCAATAAAAAAAAGTAGTCATTTGTCATTTGTCTCTCAATTGCCAGTCCCCAGTCCCCAGTCCCCAATCCCCAATCCCCAATCCTCATGAACAACATTGACGATCTTTATGAACTTTCGCCCATGCAGCAGGGGATGCTGTTTCACACGCTTTATGCGCCAGAATCGGAAATTTATTTTGAGCAGTTGCTTTGTATTCTCCAAGGAGAATTAAATTTTTCTGCCTTTGAGCAAGCTTGGCAGCAGGTTGTAGCAAGGCATCCAGTTTTACGTAGTTCCTTTTATTGGGAAGAGATCGAAAAACCCTTGCAAATGGTGAGCAAGCAAGTGGATCTTCCGTGGGAAGAACTAAATTGGCAAAATTTCACAGCCGACGAACAACAAGAGCATCTAGAGGATTTTTTGAAATGCGATCGCCAAAAAGGATTTGAACTAGATATAGCTCCTCTGATGCGCTTCACCATCATCCAGCTAGAGGAATATACTTACCAATTTATTTGGAGTCATCATCATATTCTCTTTGATGGCTGGTCGATGCAGATTATCCTCAAAGAAGTTTTAGCTTTCTATGAAGCACACCAGCGAGGCGAACATTTGCGCCTGATCCCCTCTCGCCCCTATCGAGAATATATTAATTGGTTACAGCAACAGGATATTGAGCAAGCAAAGAACTTCTGGCAACAAACTCTCCAGGGTTTGGAACTTCCTAAATCTTTAATCGGGAATAAAGAACAAGAACAAGGAATATACAATCAGCAAACTTTTCAATTATCTCAAACGGTAACTGAGAAATTGCAATATGAGGCGCGACAGCACCATTTAACTCTGAATAATTTGGTTCAAGGAGCGTGGGCATTGCTACTTTCCCGCTACAGTGGGGAAAGTGATGTAGTATTTGGTGCAACTGTATCCGGTCGTCCACCAACCCTTGTGGGAGTGGATTCGATGGTGGGGCTACTAATTAATACTCTCCCTATGCGGGTACAAGTTACAGGAAAAGTGGAATTATTACCCTGGCTCAAGGAATTACAAAGCCAAGCTTATGAACAGGAACAGTATGCTTATTATTCCTTGGCAGAAATTCAGCGTTTGAGTGATGTTCCCCCAGGAATGCCTTTATTCGAGAGTCTTTTTGTCTTTGAGAATTATCCACTAGATTCTCCTGAACAAGACACCAAAAAAACTTTAGAAATTAGTCATCTTCGTTGTTTTGAACGCACTAATTATCCGTTAACAGTGGTAGTTAATCCTCAATCACAATTGTCTGGAAGGATTGTCTATGATGCTAGTCGTTTTGAACCAGAGACAATTGGGCGGATGATTGGACATTTCCAAACATTGCTCGCGGGAATGGCAGCCAATCTCAAACAAAATGTTTCTGAATTATCTCTACTCAGTGCAGCCGAAGAAGAAGAATTAATTATCCAAGAAAGCAGTCAAAATATAGATTATATTGAATATAAATGTATTCATATTTTATTTGAAGAACAGGTAGAAAAAACTCCTGATGCGGTAGCCGTTGTATATGAAAAAGAATATTTAACTTATCGGGAGTTAAATAACCGTGCCAATCAATTAGCGCATTATTTGCGTTCAGCTTTGCTGTCGCGTAGAGATTCGCTAGGAGTTAAACC
Protein-coding sequences here:
- a CDS encoding non-ribosomal peptide synthetase, which encodes MEEIIINSTQSINNSALTEQELNKILVEWNDTRTDYSKHLCIHELFELQVEKTPENIAVVFKEQQLTYQELNHRANKIAYYLQSLGVEPEILVGICVERSLETIAGMLGILKAGGAYVPLDPTYPKERLSFMLSDSQVQVVLTQEKFVEGLTASGAKLVCLDSEWELINCQSQENLTSNATAENLAYVIYTSGSTGTPKGVAVPHRAVNRLVCNTNYVKFVPSNRVAQASNTSFDAATFEIWGSLLHGARLVIIPQDVVLSPQNFAAYICEQGISVLFLTTALFNQLASFVPQAFKNLQHLLFGGEAVDPKSVKMVLRNGAPQRLLHVYGPTESTTFACCYLVQDIPEEATNVPIGRPISNTQIYILDSKLQPVAVGTPGELYIGGDGLARGYLNRPELTEEKFIPNPFEDSAALASPQASAGGSRLYKTGDLARFLPDGNIEFIGRVDNQVKIRGFRIELGEIEALLSQHSDVQQAVVIAREDISADKRLVAYIVPNQKSDLSVTTLKSFLQEKLPHYMMPAVFVILDSLPLTPNGKVDRQNLPACDRTRPDLEESFVAPRNPIEEKLAAIWAELLGLDLVGVNDNFFYLGGHSLIATQMLSRVREVFPVELSFGQIFENPTIASLAQLLSQGNTKQHRQRLAIERIPHEGLLPVSFAQERVYFIQQLAPENSAYQFQAKIRFRGQLDVTVLHQCLDEIVQRHEIFRTTYPAVNGRLFQVINPHQPISFKVIDLQAFPESEQEAKAQKLCEAEVQQPFDMNQLPLVRWVLLKLSEQEHQLIHIEHHMAHDGWSFNVFLGELLELYPAFCAGKPSPLTEPCLQFADFAHWQREWVNTAEAQAQLTYWQQKLSGSSPLLELPYHRPRPTEQTYNGDQVRMELPSDLCESLRVLSRQAGATLFMTMLGAFLVILHRYTQQADISIGTAVANRRMQEIEKLIGMIVNNLVLRTDLSGNPTFRELLDRVRQVTLEAYANEDLPFDKVVDVLKPVRNLSYNPLFQVMFSFHDSAMPDLSLPGLDISLYEPLSNKSAKFDLDFLVIPRFEQSVQNGAKRGAKGITLVLEYNSDLFDAATIQQMLEQYQILLKGIVANPEQRISELPLLTQTQQQLLVEWNQTHREYSSIKCVHELFAAQVELTPDAVAIQQEDRQLTYRQLSDRANQLAHYLQSLGVKAETLVGICVERSLETIIGLLGILKAGGAYVPLDPAYPKERLADILEDTQLGILLTQERFQDKLPDYAGKTICLDKDWAIIAQQNTVNPISDVQLDNLAYIIYTSGSTGKPKGVMIEQRSLINFVITATHEYGINAGDKILQFASICFDTSIEEIFPCLLVGATLVLRTEPMLHSSDEFWRYCQQWKLTVLDLPTAYWHQLVAELTPKDSRIPESLRVVIVGGEEAQLEKVKHWHSSVAHFSQPLQLFNSYGPTEATVVTTLDCLTPAATSVSIGRPISNAQVYVLDRYLQSVPIGVPGELHIGGAGLARGYWQRPELTAEKFIQSPKLNRLYKTGDLARFRADGNLEYLGRVDDQVKIRGFRIELGEIETVLRQHSQVFQAVVIAREDIPGQKRLVAYVVPHEQQPNVDELRHFLKQKLPNYMVPSAFVLLEALPMTPNRKVDYRTLPAPNLSRSGEDKFVAPQTPTEERLVAIWSEILRLKQVGIHDNFFELGGDSILSIQVISRANQVGIQIAPKQLFQYQTIAELAAVAGITRQVIAEQGLVTGSVALTPIQQWFFEQKLPESDYFNQSAMLEVPPDLQPELLQKVVQQLLLHHDALRSRFVQEGENWQQFNVATQESVPFSVINLSHLSPEEQQTAMKAKDAEFQASLNLSTGAIARVVLFRLGNDRSGRLLFIIHHLVVDGISWRILLEDLATAYQQISRGEAIKLPSKTTSWQYWSDRLREYAKSKAISDELNYWLSESSLKVTALPVDYPANKENNTIASTATVSLSLNEQQTRALLQDVPSAYNTQINDVLLTALVQSFAQWTGERSLLVDLEGHGREDLFEDVDLSRTVGWFTTLFPVSLQLEETDHPGEVLKLVKEQLRRIPNRGIGYGVLRYLDRDETIRTKLQSLPQAQVSFNYLGQFDRVLTASAVLGLTQEFKAEQSLLNQRSHLLGVSGLIRAGKLEMTWAYSEKVHKRDTIEHLAFGFIEALRSLITHCQSPDAIGHTPSDFSAARLSQKQLDKFLTKINKKK